TTTGCAGTTGTTGCCGAAGAGGTTCGCAAGCTAGCAGAGAATACCGCGAAAAGCACAAATGATATAGGCTCATTGACAGCAAGCATCCAGAAAGAAATAGAAGATACAATGGATTCTGCAACTTCAAGCGCAAAGTTGATTCACCAAAGCATAGATTTGAGCAAAAATGCTTCAACTGGAATGGATTACATCACTTCGTTCATTAATAAAGTAGAATCAGAAGTCGGTGAAGTAATCGATGAAATCGAGCAACAAAAAAGCAGTTCACTGCAAGTAATGAAAGAGATCACTCAAACGAAAATCCTTTTTGATGAAGTAAACGGACTCATCCAGCAACACATCGAAGAAGCGAGCAAAGTCGATTCGAAATTAGAGGAAACGAATAAGCAAATTGATCGATTCGGTTCTGATAGCAGCTCCAGATTGGAGTAACAATCTATACCTCAAATTATGTTTAAAGATATGCGAACGTATATTCTGGTTATTTGTTTATCTATGTACAGCAAATGCGGGGTGGGCAGCGGCCATTCCTCTCTTTCTTAGGAGAGGGGATGCCGCTGAAGGTTACGTCTGAAGCAATGAACATGATGATTAGTTTTGCAACTCTAGTCATTGCCGCAGTCGCATTAGGTATTTCTGCAAACAAAAAGAAATGACCTACCATGCATCGCCCAATGTTTGAGTAGATCATTTCTTATTCAAGTGATAGTTGCTGCACTTCAAGCAGCTCGCTTACACCTGAGTTTCCGGTTGCTGCCGGAGACTCTTTTTTTGAACTATAAGGGAAATTATAGCGGTTTTAAATAGTAAAGTAAACATTCTCCCCGATGACAAGCTTCACCATTGAATCACGAAAGAAGGCGAAATGCTGATATCCACCACTGTTGGAGCATATAAATGAGTACAACTATTCTCCGAATTGCAGGTGAGTGAAATGAAACTTCAAAAGGGTTTTCAGAATTTGTCAAAGCGGAATATGGATTTTGAAGAGGTCTTTCAGCATATCATGTCGTTCATCAAAGTGCAGCCAAATGGCAATCACAGATTGATCATCGGCACGGACTCTCAAGTTCATAGTTCATTCACGCGTTTCATCACAGGAGTAGTCATACAACGGGAAGGCAAGGGTGTATGGGCATGTTACCGATCCATTGATATAGCAAGGAGAATTGAAACAATACAGGAGAAGGTTTCATTGGAAACAAACTTCACGCAGGAAGTTGCTTGCATGTTCACTCCGCAAAAACAAAAACAATTGATCGATCTAGTGCTTCCCTATGTTGAAAAAGGTGGCAGTTTTAAGATGGTAGGGCATTTGGATCTCGGCAGGGGAACGAAAAACAAAACCAGAGTATATGTTAATGAAATGATAAAGCGAATCGAATCAGTCGGTCTCGAAGCACAAATAAAGCCTGATTCATTTGTGGCCTCCAGTTATGCGAACAAGTATACAAAATAGGGTAATTACTGTGCACAGCATATCTCATTTTATCGAAATAAAGATATTCATTCATCCTACTAGAGTTTAATCTTCGTTGGAAAAAGTAATGGTGGCTAATTAGGTAAACGACATTAGTTTTGAATAACGTATGTAGCGACTTTATCCTTATGTTTTGTGAAATATTTGAACCAGTATTACCTTAAAGGATTTAGGGCCATTTATGTTGAATATCTTATTAAACTTCCGGTCTCTATAGAAGGAGATATAGCTGAAAATATCGACTCATGGTGATATTAAGGCTGTGAACTAAATAGTTGATTGCGAGAAAAAATATTATCATTTAGAGGGGATATAATGGAGAAAATCTTAGTGAAAACCGGAATATATTCATTTATTGTTCCATTCTTTTTACTAGTTGCCTTTATGAAACGGGAAAATAGTACGATAGATGCTGAAGGCTTTACATCGAGTGTCGTAACGCCTTTTCCAGAGTTCTTTTTCAATATTTTTAGATATTCTGTAATAGCCTCCCTCATAGCAGTTGTAATTGCTTTTGCTTACTTGATTTCGGAAAAGAAAAAAGGGTAGCACATCCTGTAACCTACTTTGGACATTTTTTACCTAAGCAGCTTGGTTGAACAAGACTTTACCTAAAGTTCAGTTTTCATAAGCGGAAAGAGCCAATGGAACAAAACAAACACTTGATGGTGATTATGTTGGCTACGCCGAATGTGTAAAAACTGGATTTGATCCAAAGGTTGTGACGATCACGGAATTGATGGGGTATTTTTTTGAAATTATTGATTCCTACAGTTTGAATAAACAAGGACAGGATGTTGGTGAGAAATACAGAACAGGCGTATTTAGTGAAAAGCTTGAACACTTAATAGAGGCGAAGTCGTTTCTTAGGGAAAGAAATGATTATGACACAATAGTTGTTGAAGTGTTACCTCTGACAAACTATGTGAGAAGTGCAGAAAAACATCAGTATCGGTTAGCAAGATGTCCAGATGATTATTGTCATATTCCAAAAGAGATATTAAACGAGTATAAGTAAGGGAGGAAATGAAGAGATGGTGTAAAGACTTAATCGCTTACACCATCTCTATTACTAATAAATATTATTAGTAGGCGATTCCTACACGTGATCTTATATAATCTCTTGCTTCTACCTGTTTATAAGTAAATTCAGCTGTATCCGGTACGGATATTTTAGCTCCACCATCAGGCAAAATATCTCGGGCTATGCGGTAGCTGCCCACCTTTTCTCCATCCGGGAGGTAAGTAGGGCAGACAATCGTCCACTCGAGCGTTGATTGTTTAAGCATATCGTAAACTTTATGATGTTCTTTCGCAGCACGGGTTGACTTCTGTTTGGATTCACTTGACTGATATCGCAGAACATTTGGAGTGGTTTTACTTTGGAGAATACCCGCAGTTCCTATAGTAATAATTCGTTTTATACCTTCGTTTTCCATTGCTTCAATAATAAGCGGCATACTTTCTGAAAGAGTGGTCGTGCCATCAGTATTTAGTGCACTAATCACAACATCCATCCCATTTATTGCACGCATTATATCATCTCTATTTAAAACATTTCCTTGAATGATGGTTAAGTTTTTATGATTTATTTGAATCTTTTCTGGAGAGCGTATTAATGCAGTAACATGATGACATTCATGAAGGGCATAAGTAACTATGTGACTTCCAACTCGTCCAGTGGCTCCTAGAAGTAAAATATTCAAAAGATAAAACCCCTTTTGCAAATAATAATATTTTACTATAAAAGTTATTTTATTGTCTTGATTTAAGTATATCAATATCTTTTGGAGATGGCTTATGAGAAAATCTTTATTCCAAATTACATTGTTGAGCAGTTTAGTTATGCTGTCCGCTTGTAATGGTGCAAAAACACAATCATTGGAAGAATTTTTTAAGGATTCAAAGATTGAAAATGTAGATAAAATCATTATTCAAGATGGTACAACTGGAGGTTCAGAAAGTATTACTGAGCAGGAACAAATAAATGAATTTCTTACTCTATTAAAAGATATAGAATTTACTCAACAGGACAATCAAGAAGAACTTAAAGGCTGGCGATATGGTATTACGGTTTTTGATGGTGAAAAAGGATTTACATTCACATTAAGTGAAATTGGTGACACTTTTTACAAGTCCAACCCAGATATATATCCAATTGTAGATAACTACTACAAACAGCTCAAGAATGGCAAAAAATAAAGGTCAAACAATAATAAGCGTTTAACGAGTGCTTTAATCCAAAAAGGATTGAGGCACCTTTTTGTTGAATTCCTTATTAAGATAAGAAGCAGGATAGTTGAAGAACGGATCAAAAAAAACCTTGGATTGAACCGAATAAGGGGGTAATTGGATGAAAAAGGTTGGATTTATACTAGGTATAGCAATAGTTATTGTAGCTGTGTTCATATTTTTAAATAAATTATACTATCCCTCTCTTCCAATAGAGAATTTATCAGCAAAAGAAGCAATTGATAAACTAAAAGAATCGGAAAGTAAAATAGCAGAAATTGCAGTAGAAGGCGATTCTATTTGGTATATCACAAGAAATGAGCAATGGTATAACGATTGCTGATGAAAATATAAAACAAATGATTGGTTCAAGTGGATGGGAATTTAAAGAAAAAGATGGTGCTGGTCTGTTCTTTGAAAAAGATGGAAGGAGATTAATTGCCACCACTCAAATGTGGACTGGGAAATATGTTCTCGTTAAAATCCCAGGTGATTTTAAATAATTTTAAGTTTTAATAAACTATTGGGTGCATTGATTAAGGGGAATGATTAACCGCGTTTTTGATGAATTCCTTATTGAACAAACGAGAGAGATTTGTTCAATAAGAGATTTGAAAAGGTATTATGCGAAAGGGGAACAAATGAAAAGTTTTATGAAATGGGATTACTTTTGGGTATTAATAGTTGGTATCTTGATAGGTTATATTGGAATACCAATGCTCTCACGATTGTTCGATTTAATCTTCAACTAGCGAGGCAGTTTAGTTTAATAAGAACTTTGATTCTAATGGTAAAAAATTAACTTAAATAGTCTTGCTATTAATAGCTATGGTAATTACTTAGAATGGAGGTTTATTTTGAAAATAATTAATACTTTACCGTTTTTTTTGGATAACTATCAACCTTCTATAGATTTCTTGCGGAGGTATTATATGAAGTATCCAGAGATTTTTAAAGAGTACTTTTTATATCATTGCAAAGACACCGAAGAAAGACATATTCAGTCAATAAAAAGATATCCTCAAGTCTTGACTTCCATCCAGTTAATCCACAATGAGATTGTCACCATTATAAAAGAAGTAGAGCAAAATTACTTGGGTATGTATCAAGTGAAATTTCCTATTGATGTAAATTTAATTGTCGGTGGTTTTGGTTCTAATGCCTATTCTCACAAACAAATAATACCTAATGTAACTTTTGCGTTAGAAAAATTATCACCAGAAAGCAGTCATTTAAAAGTCATTATTGCACACGAATTAGGACACGTTACCCATAATATTATTTCAGATAAAGCCGGAAATGATTGGTCGAATGTGGAGTGGAATAGTCCTCTTACCTGGCTATTCCAAGAAGGGGCAGCTACACATTTTTCAAGGAAAACATCTCCTGGATTGCCCTCTTCCGTATATTTTTCTTACGATGATAATGGCGAAGAATGGTTGGAATTTGCATCATCGAACAAAAAGGAAATTCAACTTGAGTTTGCAAAAGATCTTGCAATAAGTACCCCGCAGGAAATTTTCCGTGAGTGGTTTTCCATTAATGGAGGCAAAACTTTTGGTTTTCCTCGATTAGCATACTTTTTGGGTGATCTGCTATTTAAAGAAAAAGTTTTACAAGTTGGAGAAATGAACGCCATTGTAGCTTGGAAAGATCACAATTTTGAAGAAGTCGTTAATAGTTGGTTGAACTATTAAAAAGCGTGTAGATTCTAAGGGATACCATCAATTGTGAAATATTTGAAAAAACAATAACGTAAAAGAGGGGCATTATTATGGTACAAAGTACACAACAAATTTACACACCACCAAAACATTTTGTTTCAGCAGCAACTATTGTACTCAATGATGAAAAGGAAATTTTGTTAATTAAGGGACCTAGCAGAGGATGGGAAATGCCAGGTGGAATAGTTGAAGAAGGCGAGTCTTTGAAAGAGGCAGCAGTAAGAGAAACTAAAGAGGAATCTGGTATTGATATTGAAGTTCTAAAATTCTGTGGAATATTTCAGAATGTGAACAAATCAATATGTAATACATTGTTTTTGGCCAAGCCAATCGGAGGAGAATTAACAACTTCATCAGAGAGTCTAGAAGTAGGGTTCTATCCAATTGAGAAAGCATTAGAAATGGTAACAGTGGGAAACTTTAAGCAAAGAATTGAATACTGTCTCGATAATAGCAAGCACCCATTTTATATAGAATTTTAGGTATGGGAAATTGTTGAATTCCTTATTAAACAAACGAAGCAGGAATGTTCAACAAGGGTTATGTATTTTTACAGGGGGAGAGTGTTCTATGAAAAAGATAATAGTCCCTATTTTAATTGTTTTTATATCGGTTGTTTATATCTACCAACAGAATCCTATGGTTACAGGAGAAGCAGTAGTCCACTCGGTTGAACTTATGCAAAAACCATCAGAAGAATGGGGAAGTTCCATTTCTCCGATGGATTTAAGTGAGTTAGAAGGATTAGGACCTGATAACGTTAATGCAACACTAAATATAAGGGAGGGGCTTTGGTATAGACTCTTAAATAGGAAGCAATGGGAGGTCACAATAAAATTTAAAGGGAATGAACCAACAGTTGTTTTTGAAGCAACTACTGGTAAATTGCTTGACCTTTATGGACCTTTAAATTAAATACTCGCTTGTTCAACTATCGGTGCAGGTTAGTTCAATAAGAATTAGAAAACGTTCCGTCAGTGACTGAAAGCGATATTGCTAAAGTTGAAAGGCACCTTTTATATGTTTACCAAAAGAATAGACAAGTATTTGTCCTTTGAAAAACAGGTAGAGCAAATGCTTATTTCATCGTGCCAAAAATCGAATAAAACCACGGTGGAAATTTAAAGAGTAGTTTAAAAGGACCATAAATTTATGGTCCCGACCCTCACTGAACTATTTAAGTTTTTTAATCTCTAGAATTCTCCATTTTTCTTCCTTATCTAAATCGAACCCACTAGGCGAGGATTTATTTTCCTTCAATCCCGTTGCCTTGGTCATTATAAATTGATAAGCAGTATGTTCGTTTTGAACTGAATTAAAAATGAGAATAATTTTCCCCTTTTCCGTTCTAAATTCATTAAGGTTTCCTACTACGTTAGGTTTCCATTCAAATCCTAGCCCGTCAAAATTGAAAAAACAAGGGCAATTACCTTCAAAGTCAAGAGATGAGTAACTTACAGTACCAGTACCATCAAAGGCTATATAGTTATTTGCTTGAAAAAATGTTTTCGCTGCCTTATAGGAGTTAACTGTGCTAATCGCATCATTTAAATCTTGGTATTGAATGAACGACGATTTTAATTCTTTAACTTCCTCTTCTAATTGAGAAATTTGCTCAACTAATTGTTTATTTTCGTTTTGCAACTGTTCCGTCTCGGTAGAACTCTTTTGATTTTGTTTCTCTAAGCGAGACGTTTTTTCTATTAGTGAATTTTTATCATTTTGAAGGTTATTTACCAATCGAGATATGTCCAAATAGTCTAAAACGAATATCGTGGCAAGAACTAATAAGATGATAAAAGTGTAAGTTTTAAAACCTTTCTTCAATTTAATCCTCCATTCCAATTCATTTCAAGTAATCATCAATCCGCATCTATCTATACGAAAGTAAAACTCAAAAGTTACAGAATATTAAAAATTAGTTTTTTAAAAAAACATTCCTAAAACAACAAACTTTACGAAAACAGCGTTTTTGAAAAGGACGTAAAGAGATTAGTTGCCACCACTCAAATGTGGACTGGGAATTATATTCTTGTTAAAATCCCAGGTAATTTTAAATGATCTTGAGAGGTTTTTTAATAAACTATCGGTTGCGTTGATCCAGGGGAGGATTAACCGCTTTTTTGTTGAATTCTTTATTGAATAAACGAGGCAGGAATGTTCAATAAGGGTTATGTATTTTTACAGGGAGAGAGTGTTTTATGATAAAGATAATAGTCCCTATTTTAATTGTTTTTATATCGGTTGTTTATATCTACCAACAGAATCCTATGGTTACAGGAGAAGCTGTAGTCCACTCGGTTGAACTTATGCAAAAATCATCAAAAGAATGGGGAAGTTTCATTTCTCCGATGGATTTGAGTGAGTTAGAAGGATTAGGACCTGATAACGTTAACGCAACACTAAATATAAGGGAGGGGCTTTGGTATAGACTCTTAAATAGGAAGCAATGGGAGGTCACAATAAAATTTAAAGGGAATGAACCAACAGTTGTTTTTGAAGCAACTACTGGTAAATTGCTTGACCTTTATGGACCTTTAAATTAAATACTCGCTTGTTCAACTAAAGGGGCAGTTATGTTGAAGAAGAGTATTGTAGAGGAATGAAAATTGGATAAACAAAGAACTTTTTTTTATGGGTTTATTGTTGGTTTTGTATTACTGATTTTACCTATACCTCATTTTTTCTTTTGGCAAGACGTTACGGATAATGTAGAAGTAATTTTTCGATATAGTGGTTTTGTTTTGATGGTAGTTTGCGGAATTCCTTTGATTTTTGATGTCTTTCGGAATTTTTTAAAATGAATTTTCACTAACTGGTGCCATAGCTCCAGATCGAGCTGCTTGTTCGACTAAAGAAGCAGTTTAGTGCAACAAGAACTATTGTATTTTTATGGTAAACTTTAAATAAGAGGAGGTACTGATGAAAAGAACTTTATTGTTTTTTATATTATTTATTCTTACTATTACATCCTCCGTTCAAGCATTAAGTTGGGCATATCCTTTTGTCGTTTGGAATGGGAACGTTTATGAAGTAAAAGAAGAAAAGGTTTTAGCTAATGAAATTGGAGAGAAGATTGGAGAAGTAAAAACAAAACCTAATGATATGACTGGAGATTACTACGGAAATGCTTCAAATGCTTATCCTAAAGGTACGAAGTATTTTGAAATAAATAATATATCAACTAAGAATGCAATAGCTGTTGAAGTAGGAGACAACAAGTGGCAAAAAGCTGTTTATGTCCAGCAGGCACCTTTTCATTGGATGGATATACTCACAAAAATTCTACCTACCCTTCTTTTAATAGCAATCGTCATTATCATTTTAATACGCGTTAAAAAACGAAAAAAGTAAAGATATAATTAGAGTTTTTTCATTAACGGGTAGCTCTAATTCAAGATGGATTAGAGTTTCTTTTATTGAACTATAGAAGCAGGATTGTTGAATAAGAAATATTTTCTGAATAGTGGAATTAATAAAGTTTTAAGTGTAAAATTACACTTATTGGTTGATGTTTTTGGGGGAGTTAATTTGTTAAAAGATAAAAAAAGTTTTTTCCTTGGGTTCTTCGTATACCTCGTTTTATCCTTATTACTGAATGTATTGTTTGTGTTTTTATTTAGCAAGCAGGCAGAACACTTAGCAGTAGATCTGTAGCATTTGATCCCTTCTCTAATGTTCAACGAATTGGTAGAATCGATTTCTCCATCGTTTCCTGACATACTATTCCTTATTCCCATTGCTTTAACAGATGGTATAATCGGTGGAGTTATAGGATTAATATTGGGTGGGTTTATCAGGGATAAATCTAAGGGGATTTTATACATATCACTAATGGTATCTTTTGCTATTTTTGAGTTTGTGGTTGTGAACTTCATTCCCATATTTACTTCTTAAAAATACTGTTCTTCTAAATCGAAGAAAGTGTTAATCTTGGCTGGATTAACACTTTTTTAACTGAGTTTTTTATTAAGCTAACGGTGCAGAATACTTCAATAAAGGATTATTAATATTCTTTTATGAATTGATTTACAAAGTAAATTAAGGAGGTTTTTATGGATAATCTATTTAGAGAATTTCTTGATACTTATTTAGATGCTTGGCGTTCTTCCTCTTTACCTCAGTTAAAAAATTTTATATCAAGAGATTATAAAGCCAGAGAGATTACAAATGGAGATATAATTGATTTTGGATTTGAAGAATCGATCCAAGGGTGGGAACAAGGATTCAATTTTGCTAAAGAAAATAGTGCAGAGTGGGAACTCAATGAGATTACTAATATTCCATTGAGAGCTGATGAAATATTAGTAATTATATCTGCAACTATGTCTTTACAAGGGAAGAGTTTAGATACTGCACACTTATTTTTCCAAACTTTTAAAAAAGATTCTTACGGTGGTTGGAAACTAATAAGAAGTTATATTGAAGCGGGAATCCCATTGGGTAATATAAAGAGATTGCAATTGAACTAATGGGACCATTGCTCCACATTTGTTTTGCCAAACAAGGTGGTATTTTCGTTATTCCACTAAAGTTGGAGTTTAGCAATATAATACAGCTAATTAGGGCTCCCTTTCAGTAGAAAAGGGGGCCTATTTTTTATGCGTACTGCCTAACAATTAGATCAGAAGAAATCGGTTTAAGTTCCAATTCCCGTGACCAAATTGATAATTGTCCAATGTGATGAACTTCATGAGTGATGAGGTGACGGATTATCTTGCCATAAGTAAAAGTGAAAGATGTACCACCCTTACCATCTCTATGTATTTTTTTGTTTTCATAGTCATTAGGCAAATTACGAAGGAATGTTTCTGTTATTGTTTTTGTAAATATAGAGTACCTTATAACCTCGTCCAAATTAGAAATGGAGTTCTTTTCAGGATAGTCATGAGGTTCTTCAAGCATGTAATTAATCCATAAAAGTTCACAGTCGATAACATGAATAAGGTTTTTTAAGATACTTCCCATACCGCCAATTCTTTCAGCCTGTAACTCTTCTAAGGAAAGAGACTTACACCAATTAAACCAGTCCTCTCTTACCTGCCAATTATATAAAAACATATCTAACAAAATTATCCCCTCCTAAAAGATTATATTAATTATTTTAACAATAAACTTTATTCATTTGGTACAATTTGTTAAAAGGTGCTATATTTCTTGAAAGAAAAAAGGGGATTCTATAATGAGTTATAAAATCGCATTTTTTGATGTTGATGGAACTATAACAAACCATGAAGATGGCAGCATACCATACTCGACTATTGAAGCTATAAAAGCTTTGAAAAACAAAGGAATCAAGGTTGTTGCTGCAACAGGAAGACCATTATCAATGTGTAAGGACTTACAGGAATTAGGCATTGAAACCTTCATAACAGCAAATGGAGGATACGTTAAACACAGCCAATCAGTAATTTATAAAGTACCAATGAATAAAAAGGTCATTCAAGAAGTCATGGAATTCGCTCAGTTAGAGAATAACGCTCTATCTTTTTATACTGAAGAATTTAGTATGAATGGTGTAACCCAAAATGAAATTTTAACAGCCTTAAAGGAAACTTTGTCACTCGATAATTATCCTGTTACTAATGGTTCAATCCATGAACAAGAGGTATTTTTAATGTGTCTTTTTGC
This portion of the Mesobacillus sp. S13 genome encodes:
- a CDS encoding putative holin-like toxin, whose amino-acid sequence is MPLKVTSEAMNMMISFATLVIAAVALGISANKKK
- a CDS encoding ribonuclease H-like YkuK family protein — its product is MKLQKGFQNLSKRNMDFEEVFQHIMSFIKVQPNGNHRLIIGTDSQVHSSFTRFITGVVIQREGKGVWACYRSIDIARRIETIQEKVSLETNFTQEVACMFTPQKQKQLIDLVLPYVEKGGSFKMVGHLDLGRGTKNKTRVYVNEMIKRIESVGLEAQIKPDSFVASSYANKYTK
- a CDS encoding NAD(P)-dependent oxidoreductase, which gives rise to MNILLLGATGRVGSHIVTYALHECHHVTALIRSPEKIQINHKNLTIIQGNVLNRDDIMRAINGMDVVISALNTDGTTTLSESMPLIIEAMENEGIKRIITIGTAGILQSKTTPNVLRYQSSESKQKSTRAAKEHHKVYDMLKQSTLEWTIVCPTYLPDGEKVGSYRIARDILPDGGAKISVPDTAEFTYKQVEARDYIRSRVGIAY
- a CDS encoding NUDIX hydrolase is translated as MVQSTQQIYTPPKHFVSAATIVLNDEKEILLIKGPSRGWEMPGGIVEEGESLKEAAVRETKEESGIDIEVLKFCGIFQNVNKSICNTLFLAKPIGGELTTSSESLEVGFYPIEKALEMVTVGNFKQRIEYCLDNSKHPFYIEF
- a CDS encoding flavoprotein, which produces MDNLFREFLDTYLDAWRSSSLPQLKNFISRDYKAREITNGDIIDFGFEESIQGWEQGFNFAKENSAEWELNEITNIPLRADEILVIISATMSLQGKSLDTAHLFFQTFKKDSYGGWKLIRSYIEAGIPLGNIKRLQLN
- a CDS encoding DinB family protein, whose translation is MFLYNWQVREDWFNWCKSLSLEELQAERIGGMGSILKNLIHVIDCELLWINYMLEEPHDYPEKNSISNLDEVIRYSIFTKTITETFLRNLPNDYENKKIHRDGKGGTSFTFTYGKIIRHLITHEVHHIGQLSIWSRELELKPISSDLIVRQYA
- a CDS encoding Cof-type HAD-IIB family hydrolase — translated: MSYKIAFFDVDGTITNHEDGSIPYSTIEAIKALKNKGIKVVAATGRPLSMCKDLQELGIETFITANGGYVKHSQSVIYKVPMNKKVIQEVMEFAQLENNALSFYTEEFSMNGVTQNEILTALKETLSLDNYPVTNGSIHEQEVFLMCLFANNETVEKYIQKFPHLTFKRWHPYVLNVLQEDVSKSLAILKTLEFFGIDKAEAIAFGDGENDIDMVELVGLGIAMGNGNEKLKNVADFITKKSNEDGIDYALKKYGII